The DNA region CCATTACCCTTATCCTTCCTTATCCTGACCCAGATTCCTCTAATGAAACAGATGACCTTTCATATAGAATCTACCGGCTGGTTAATGACCAATGGGTTCTTGTCCAAGGAGAGCAAATTGTTGACACGGCAAATAATACTGTCCAATGCACACTTAATTCCCTCTCTATCTATGGTATTGGCTCTCCGGTTGGGCTTTCCAATAAGAATGTTGTTATTAAACCAAATCCTTGGAAGTCAGACAAGCATAGTGGCAAGAACATTGCATTTGAGGGTTTAAACGGTCATGTTACTATATCAATATTTAATATGGCTGGAGAGCTTGTATTTAGAAAAGAAGTTGATACTCCATGGGAATGGAATTTATTAAATAATAAGGGAGATAAGGTATCCTCGGGTGTATATTTTGCCATAATTGACGATGGAAAGGAAAAAATAATCAGGAGGTTTGCAATTATAAAATGAAGATAAGTCAGGAGTCTGGAGTCTGGAGTCTGGAGTCTGTCAGGAGTCTATTTTTGTTTGTTTTGCTCTCCTTTTCTTGCTTTGCTGATTATTCAGAGGGTGTGTGTGGGGCAACATTTTTAAAGATAAATAGCCTTCCAAGGCCTGTTTCCCTTGGTGGTGCATTCTCTGCTGTTTCTGATGATTTATCTGCCCTATATTACAATCCAGCTGGACTTTCCCAATTAAAAGTTCCCGAGGGTGTAGCATCAGCTGCATCGTGGATTGATAAAACAAAGTTTGGTATCATTGGCTATTGCTCACCAATATCAGAAAATTCTGGCTTTGGTTTATCCGTGCTTTATCTTAAAACAGACAAAATTCCATTATATAAGGATGTTGATACATCCCAAAGCGGAGAATTTTTTGATGCAATGGATTTATCCATAAGGATTGGCTATGGAATGAGGCTTACAAGGAGCAATTATTTTGGGATAGTAGGCGGATGGATAAACCAAAGGATAGAAGAAGAAAAAAGCCATTCATTCTTCTTTGATATTGGAGAGCTTTACAAACCAAAATCTTTGGATAAAATGGCATTCTCTATTGTCCTTCAGAATTTAGGAGGAAAGACAAAATTTATTGAAGAAGAAGATGAAATGCCCCTTACATTAAAGGTAGGTTTTGCCTATTTCCCAATAGAGAAGATTATCTTTAGCCTGGATTTTGTAAAACCAAAGGATAACAATTATCAGATAAGATACGGTTTTGAATGGGGTGCTAATAAAAACCTAACCCTGCGGACTGGCTTTAATTCCCAAGTCTTTAAAGACCTTGGCGTAGGCATTACTGGAGGCTTTGGAATCAGGATAAATACATTCAATCTTAATTATAGCTATGTTCCTTATTCTTTTCTCGGAGAAACCCACAACCTCTCCCTCACAACCCATTTTGGAAGGAATTAAGGTCTTCTTGTGTATTTAGATTAAAAAAGCAATCCCTAAATTTATTGCAATCTATATATGTTGCATTTAGCCTTTTTATTAAGGAATTAAGGGAAAGCTCGCTATTTTCTATTTGCTCCTTTATTAAAGGAATAATTTCTTTTGAATATATTGCACAAAGGGGCTCTGGAATTCCATCTATTGTTGGAATAATTGCCTGGAAATTGCCTTCTATATTTATGTGTTCAATAAGGTTTTTTTCCAAAAATGGCATATCAGAGGCAAGGATAAGGCTTCTTTCACAATCTGAATAATAAAGCCCTGTGTATAGCCCAGAGATTGGTCCTTTTTCCTTATATATATCACAAAACCTCTTTCCAAATTGGGAAAGCCTTTCATCATTGCTTATTATCAAAATATCCTTGCAATATGGCTTGATAATTTTTATTAGCCTTTCTATTAGGGCTTCTCCTTCAATTTCAATAAGAGCCTTATTGCAGGAAAGCCTTTGACTTTTTTCCTTCGCAAGAATAATACCGTTCATTAGAAAAAATTTTATGAGATATTACCTGTGATATAACAGCAGGTCAATTATTTCTTACCCTCCATTATAGTAATCTCTTCTTCGGTTAATCCATATAATTCATAAACCATCTGGTCAATCTGGCGCTCGTAGTCTTTGACCTTTGTTTACAGAGATATTACCTAATAAATTACCCAATTAAATTATCATTACCCAATTAAACATTTTCCCATTGTGCATACTTACCCCTTCTAAGACATCTCACTTTCCCATTTGCCTTTAATTCTTTTAGTAAATGCCGAATCATATCTATACTTATCCCTGGACACTGCTTTTGAATATCAGCAACAGTGAATGGTAACTTTTGCTTTTCTATTATAGAATACATCATTTCGGTTTTTGCTCCTTTTGGTTCTTTAACTGTCTGAATACATTCTTTAAACTCTTTGTATGCGGAATTCATTATAAATAAAAGGAAATTAAGATATGGCCAGGGATTATGTTTTCCTTCATGCCACTTAAAAGAACTTTCTTCAAGTGTCTCATAGTATCTATCTTTATTATTTTCTATTAAGCGTTCAATACTAATATACCGTCCTACTTCAATTCCAATGTGGTAACAATTTAATAAAAGTAATAACCGTGAGACACGACCATTGCCATCCCTAAATGGATGAATGCATAAAAAATCCAGATTTAATGCTCCCAAAAGTATAACTGAATGTATCCATTTTTCTTGCATCCCTTCCTGCCATAATGATATTGCCTTTTTCATCATCATTGGTGTTTTATACGGTGATACTGTTTTAAATCGTATGCGTTGTCTGCCATCTGAATATTTCTGGATAATATCAACATCTTTTTCTTTGTATTTTCCAGCATCCCATATATCACCCCGACAAAAACAATGTAGTTGCAATATTGTTTTTTCTGAAATTGACAATTTTGTTGTCTGGTTGTGAATAAGATTCAAAGCATCCCTATATCCTTGAACCTCTTCCTCGTTCCTATCACGAAGCACCGGTTTTCCAAAAATTAAAGTTTGTATTCGTGATTTATCTACTTCAACACCTTCAATACGATTTGATGATACCGCACTTTCAATTAGTGCATGTTCGCGCAGAGCTTTTAATTTTTGAGGAATTTGCCTTCTATACAATTCCTGTAACCCTTGCATATAACTTATATCAGTCAAATACCATGTTGTTTGAAGCGGAATCTGTATAGCATTTTTTGAAAATAATTCTAATGTTTTCATTTATTGTTTCCTTCAACTGCTTTTATTTCATCTTCAGTTAAATTATATAATTCATAAACCATCTGGTCAATCTGATGCTCGTATTCTTTGACCTGTGCCTGTTTGCTCGGATTACTTAAATAATTGTCATCCTTTGTTATTGCTGGTTTTTCTTGTATAAGACGCAATATTTTCTCCCTGGCTTCTCCCCCAGTTTATCTTTCTTTGGCCTTGGAAAAATTATTGTAAAAAATGTAGTAAATTCAAATTGGGGTTGTGGTAAATTGGCTTCTTTGTATGTATTTAGAACCACGAAGATATTTTCCCTTGTGTTTACAGCATTCTTAGGGATAAAAAACAACTACATAGGAGCTAAACACTTACGAAAAACCAAATTTCTATATTATTTTGCTAGTCTGCTTGCAAGGGCTTTGTATTCTTCTTCAATCCAGCCAGCAAGTTTAAATTGGGTAAGAAATGCCTTTATGTCTGCAAGCTCTTTCTGCCATTCATCTTTATCTATCTTAAATAGCCCTTTTTCATTTATATTAAGCCCTCTAAGGTCAAGGTCTTTAAAATCTGGAATAAGTCCAATCGGTGTTTCTTTTGCCCCTACCTTACCCTTTGTCCTATCAATAATCCACTTTAAAACCCTTATATTTTCAGAAAAACCAGGCCAGAGGAAATTTCCTCCTTCATCCTTTCTAAACCAATTTACAAAGAATATCTTTGGAGGGTTTTCCATCATTTTGCCCATATTTAGCCAATGATTAAAATAATCAGCCATATTGTATCCACAGAATGGCCACATTGCCATTGGGTCACGACGCAATACACCTGCCTTTTGTGTTGCAGCCGTTGTTGTTTCTGATGCCATTCCGCACCCTTGAAATATCCCATTCTGCCAATTAAATGCCTCATATATCAAGGGAGCAACAGAAGACCTTCTTGTGCCAAAGATTATAGCAGATATGGGAACACCCTTTGGATTATTGAATTCAGGTGACAATGTTGGGCATTGTGTTATGGAAACCGTGAACCTTGAGTTCGGGTGTGCTGATTCTTTTGAAGAAGAGGGATTTCCCTTCCAATCAATTAAGTTTTCTGGAATATTCTCTAATCCATCCCACCATGGTTCATTTGTTTTCGGATTAAGGGCTGTGTTTGTAAAAAGGGTTGGATAGAATGTTCCCTTTTTTAAGGTTTGTATCATATTTGGATTTGTCTTTTCTGATGTGCCAGGTGCTACACCAAAAAACCCCATTTCTGGATTTATAGCATAGAGCCTTTTATCGCTTCCAATATTTAGCCAGGCAATGTCATCGCCTATTGTTGATATTTTATATCCAGGAAGAGAAGGATTAAGCATAGCAAGGTTTGTTTTTCCGCAGGCAGAGGGAAGGGCGGCTGTAATGTAGGTTGTGCTAGATTCGTCTTCAATGCCCATAATCACCATATGCTCTGCTAGCCAATTTTCTTTTAACCCAAGGTATGATGCAATCCTTAAAGAAAAGCATTTTTTGCCAAGCAAGGCATTTCCACCATATCCAGAGCCAATAGACCAAACCAGGCTTTCATCGGGAAAGTGCATAATAAACCTTCTTTCGGGTGAGAAGTCTCCTGTGGAATGAAGCCCTTTTACAAAATTGGATGAGCTTCCTATTTTTTCCAATGCAGCCTTTCCTTTTCTTGTCATTATCCTCTTGCTTATAGCCACATAGGATGAATCTGTAAGCTGGACACAGGCTTTTGAATATGGAGATTCTGGATTTCCCATCATATAAGGAAGGACATACATTGTCCGTCCCTTCATACAACCTTTAAAAAGGGGATTAAGCATATTTTTTGCTTCTTTTGGGTCCATCCAATTGTTATTTGGGCCAGATGTTTCTTTCTCCTGATGGCAGACATAGGTAAGGTGCTCGGTACGCGCTACATCCTCTGGATGGCTTCTATGGAGATAGGCATTTGGCCATTTTTTCTGATTTAGCTCGTAAAAAACAGGATTGCCATTTATTTTTTCCTTCTCTATCCCAATTTTGATAAGGGAATAGGCTTCTTCCTCACTTCCATCACACCAGTAAATATTGTCAGGCTTTGTTAGCTCTGCACATTCATCAACCCATTTTTCTACTTTCATAGTCTAAAAAATTATATTTTCAAAAATATAGTTGGTCAAGGAATATTTCAGACAGTTTAGACAATTCAGGCAGTTCAGGCTTGTCTGTCTTCCAAAGAATGTCTTATGATTTTTAATTCTTTATCTTCCTCCATAAAGCCAATAACTTTTTTCTTTCGCTCTCATCCATCCTATCAATAAACAAAATGCCGTTAAGGTGGTCTATTTCGTGCTGAATTGCCCTTGCAGATAATCCGTTTATCTCTCCGATAATCTCATCGCCATTTATATTAAGCCCCCTAAATGTAATACTAGAAGCCCTTTGGATATTTCCAAATAAGGAAGGAAAGGATAGGCATCCCTCAGACGCCTCCTCAATTCCCTCTTCTTTTATAATCTTTGGATTTATGATGACAAGAGATTTATTTTTTATCTTTACAACAATTATCCTCTTTAAAATGCCAATCTGATTTCCAGAAAGACCGAGGGCATTTGAGGCATCTGTTGTTTCTATCATATCCTGCGCAATCTTTCTTATCTTCTCATCTATTTTTTTGATATCAGATGCCTCTTTTCTTAATATTGGATTTCCGTATCTTTTTATGGCAAGAATCATAGGGATTTCATCAAACCTCCAGATGCAATGATTTTTTGGATAAATTCTGGAAGGGGTGTTATTTTATAGATTTTATTCTTTGTTTGATTCTCTATTATTCCTTTATCTTCCTCAATTCTTAATTTATTCCCTTCATCTATATCATCACAATCTTTACATTCAAACACAAAAAGCCCAATATTTATGCTATTTCTAAAGAAGATTCTTGCAAAGGATTTTGCTATTACAGCCTTTATTCCCTTTGCCTTTATAGATATTGGTGCATGCTCTCTGGATGAGCCACATCCAAAATTAAAGCCAGAAACAATAATTCCGTCCTCTTTTATCCTAGTTCCTCCTTCAATTCCCTCCATACAGTGGCAGCCAAGCTCCCTTGCATCTGTTGTATCAAGGTATGTAGCTGGAATTATCTCATCCGTATTTATATTATCACCAAATTTATAAACAATCCCTTCAATCATTTTTTACCTCCTCCGGATGTGTTATTCTTCCCATAATGGCTGAAGCAGCAACAACAGCGGCGTTTGCTAAATATACCTCTGATTTTTGGCTTCCCATCCTTCCTATAAAATTCCTATTCGTTGTTGATATACACCTTTCAAAATCTGCCAATACACCCATATGTCCACCAAGGCAGGGGCCACAGGTAGGGCAAGAGACAATAGCACCAGAGGAAATAAATACATCAATCAAATCCTCTTTTATAGCATTCTTGTAAATCTCTTGTGTTCCTGGAATAACAATACATCTAACATCAGGATGAACCTTATTAGTCTTTAGGATACTTGCAGAAATCCTTAAATCATCAAGCCTTCCATTTGTGCAAGAGCCAATAAATGCCTGGTCTATTTTAATATTTCCTATCTCTTTTACTGGCTTTGTATTTGATGGAAGGTGGGGTAGGGCAACCTGGCAATCTATATTACTGCAATCAAATTCGTATCTTTCTTTG from bacterium includes:
- a CDS encoding PorV/PorQ family protein — encoded protein: MKISQESGVWSLESVRSLFLFVLLSFSCFADYSEGVCGATFLKINSLPRPVSLGGAFSAVSDDLSALYYNPAGLSQLKVPEGVASAASWIDKTKFGIIGYCSPISENSGFGLSVLYLKTDKIPLYKDVDTSQSGEFFDAMDLSIRIGYGMRLTRSNYFGIVGGWINQRIEEEKSHSFFFDIGELYKPKSLDKMAFSIVLQNLGGKTKFIEEEDEMPLTLKVGFAYFPIEKIIFSLDFVKPKDNNYQIRYGFEWGANKNLTLRTGFNSQVFKDLGVGITGGFGIRINTFNLNYSYVPYSFLGETHNLSLTTHFGRN
- a CDS encoding molybdenum cofactor guanylyltransferase; amino-acid sequence: MNGIILAKEKSQRLSCNKALIEIEGEALIERLIKIIKPYCKDILIISNDERLSQFGKRFCDIYKEKGPISGLYTGLYYSDCERSLILASDMPFLEKNLIEHINIEGNFQAIIPTIDGIPEPLCAIYSKEIIPLIKEQIENSELSLNSLIKRLNATYIDCNKFRDCFFNLNTQEDLNSFQNGL
- a CDS encoding Fic family protein, producing the protein MKTLELFSKNAIQIPLQTTWYLTDISYMQGLQELYRRQIPQKLKALREHALIESAVSSNRIEGVEVDKSRIQTLIFGKPVLRDRNEEEVQGYRDALNLIHNQTTKLSISEKTILQLHCFCRGDIWDAGKYKEKDVDIIQKYSDGRQRIRFKTVSPYKTPMMMKKAISLWQEGMQEKWIHSVILLGALNLDFLCIHPFRDGNGRVSRLLLLLNCYHIGIEVGRYISIERLIENNKDRYYETLEESSFKWHEGKHNPWPYLNFLLFIMNSAYKEFKECIQTVKEPKGAKTEMMYSIIEKQKLPFTVADIQKQCPGISIDMIRHLLKELKANGKVRCLRRGKYAQWENV
- a CDS encoding phosphoenolpyruvate carboxykinase (GTP), coding for MKVEKWVDECAELTKPDNIYWCDGSEEEAYSLIKIGIEKEKINGNPVFYELNQKKWPNAYLHRSHPEDVARTEHLTYVCHQEKETSGPNNNWMDPKEAKNMLNPLFKGCMKGRTMYVLPYMMGNPESPYSKACVQLTDSSYVAISKRIMTRKGKAALEKIGSSSNFVKGLHSTGDFSPERRFIMHFPDESLVWSIGSGYGGNALLGKKCFSLRIASYLGLKENWLAEHMVIMGIEDESSTTYITAALPSACGKTNLAMLNPSLPGYKISTIGDDIAWLNIGSDKRLYAINPEMGFFGVAPGTSEKTNPNMIQTLKKGTFYPTLFTNTALNPKTNEPWWDGLENIPENLIDWKGNPSSSKESAHPNSRFTVSITQCPTLSPEFNNPKGVPISAIIFGTRRSSVAPLIYEAFNWQNGIFQGCGMASETTTAATQKAGVLRRDPMAMWPFCGYNMADYFNHWLNMGKMMENPPKIFFVNWFRKDEGGNFLWPGFSENIRVLKWIIDRTKGKVGAKETPIGLIPDFKDLDLRGLNINEKGLFKIDKDEWQKELADIKAFLTQFKLAGWIEEEYKALASRLAK
- the def gene encoding peptide deformylase, translating into MILAIKRYGNPILRKEASDIKKIDEKIRKIAQDMIETTDASNALGLSGNQIGILKRIIVVKIKNKSLVIINPKIIKEEGIEEASEGCLSFPSLFGNIQRASSITFRGLNINGDEIIGEINGLSARAIQHEIDHLNGILFIDRMDESERKKLLALWRKIKN
- the leuD gene encoding 3-isopropylmalate dehydratase small subunit (catalyzes the isomerization between 2-isopropylmalate and 3-isopropylmalate in leucine biosynthesis), yielding MIEGIVYKFGDNINTDEIIPATYLDTTDARELGCHCMEGIEGGTRIKEDGIIVSGFNFGCGSSREHAPISIKAKGIKAVIAKSFARIFFRNSINIGLFVFECKDCDDIDEGNKLRIEEDKGIIENQTKNKIYKITPLPEFIQKIIASGGLMKSL